The following coding sequences lie in one Halomonas sp. 'Soap Lake #6' genomic window:
- a CDS encoding benzoate/H(+) symporter BenE family transporter codes for METSHTTKATAITATKSSFWRDVSLSTVTAGFVAVVIGYTSSAAIIFQAAASAGASAAQISSWLWALGIGMGLTSLGLSLRYRMPLLTAWSTPGAAFLATSLPGVPIEEAIGAFLFSALLITLCGVTGLFERLMRHIPSAIASAMLAGILLRFGLELFNVMEHQWLLPLAMLAAWVAGRRLWPTLAVPSVLLTGVLIAIFQGQISLQGVPLTPTTPVFTAPVFTFASLLGVGIPLFVITMATQNLPAMAVLRAAGYQPNSSPLISWTGGATLLLAPFGGYALNMAAISAAVCMGPDAHADPRRRYTAGVAAGVLYIIMGIFGATVTGIFNALPNVLVIALAGIALLSTLSGGLAGAFEKSEQRDAAIVTFLLTGSGITLLGIGGAFWGLIAGLTVLKLTTLKRRMG; via the coding sequence ATGGAAACGTCACATACCACCAAAGCTACCGCCATAACGGCAACCAAAAGCTCGTTCTGGCGCGATGTTAGCCTCTCAACCGTAACGGCTGGCTTTGTGGCGGTAGTGATTGGTTATACCAGTTCGGCGGCAATTATCTTCCAAGCAGCGGCATCTGCGGGGGCTAGCGCCGCACAAATCAGCTCTTGGCTTTGGGCGCTAGGCATTGGTATGGGTCTTACATCACTGGGGCTTTCGCTACGCTACCGTATGCCACTGCTCACCGCTTGGTCGACGCCCGGGGCTGCTTTTCTAGCCACCAGCCTACCCGGTGTGCCCATTGAAGAGGCCATTGGAGCGTTTCTATTTTCCGCTCTGCTCATCACGCTTTGTGGTGTAACTGGGCTTTTTGAACGCTTAATGCGGCACATTCCGAGCGCCATAGCCTCCGCCATGCTGGCAGGCATTCTGCTGCGCTTTGGTTTAGAGCTATTCAACGTGATGGAGCACCAATGGCTACTACCACTAGCCATGCTAGCCGCTTGGGTAGCTGGCCGCCGCCTTTGGCCAACCCTAGCCGTACCTAGCGTACTGCTAACGGGAGTGTTAATTGCTATTTTTCAAGGACAAATCTCTTTGCAGGGCGTGCCTCTTACACCCACAACACCAGTGTTTACCGCTCCTGTTTTTACCTTTGCTTCACTGTTAGGCGTAGGTATACCGCTATTTGTGATTACCATGGCCACCCAGAACCTACCTGCCATGGCGGTATTAAGAGCAGCAGGCTACCAGCCTAACAGTTCACCATTAATTAGCTGGACTGGCGGTGCAACGCTACTGCTAGCCCCTTTTGGCGGCTATGCGTTGAACATGGCCGCTATCAGCGCAGCCGTTTGTATGGGCCCAGATGCACACGCCGACCCGCGCCGCCGCTATACGGCCGGGGTTGCCGCAGGAGTGCTTTACATCATAATGGGTATATTCGGCGCAACGGTAACCGGCATTTTTAATGCGCTACCTAACGTGCTGGTGATAGCGCTGGCAGGTATTGCACTACTCAGCACATTAAGCGGCGGGCTGGCGGGAGCCTTCGAAAAGAGTGAGCAACGAGATGCTGCTATCGTCACCTTTTTGTTAACCGGGTCGGGTATTACACTGCTGGGGATTGGCGGAGCTTTTTGGGGGCTAATTGCGGGCTTAACTGTTCTAAAACTTACGACCCTCAAGCGTCGCATGGGCTGA
- a CDS encoding GGDEF domain-containing protein, giving the protein MTWLSLSLSSFLALMMLITYESRWVYPEIQGYFSQTGNLTGQQLATRSRSYVQRAQEKLLVASLPADISNVRHYLELAYGLLDVDIYKQHYACTTPSLALVDELTGLIEQQHIVPLDAAHSLFIVVECLTNIEMSQLDRRGEAINTFATSTRRHSHMLTYSSMVIFVMGLLFWGMHERQLRRTERATNETLAWMKRAMRDPLTGIGNRSALQQDVLARASKSLGLILVDIDFFKQYNDSLGHPEGDQLLRRLASLLEEQLGEGAKLYRLGGDEFAALISCPDDQTLFNACDQLIATLRRSGFKHPAHPGNQHVTLSVGAVRFVAMEVTFAHAYDAADKALYRVKVAGRDGFEVAL; this is encoded by the coding sequence CTGACTTGGCTTTCGTTGAGTCTTTCGAGCTTTTTAGCGCTGATGATGCTGATTACTTATGAGTCGCGCTGGGTGTACCCCGAGATTCAGGGCTATTTTAGCCAAACCGGTAATTTAACTGGCCAGCAGCTAGCCACTCGGTCGCGGAGCTATGTGCAGCGTGCTCAGGAAAAGCTGCTAGTCGCCTCTTTGCCTGCTGATATTAGCAACGTTCGTCATTATCTTGAATTAGCCTATGGATTGCTCGATGTTGATATATATAAGCAGCATTACGCATGTACCACACCTAGTTTGGCGCTGGTTGATGAACTGACCGGCCTGATTGAACAGCAACATATTGTGCCACTTGATGCCGCTCACTCACTCTTTATTGTTGTTGAATGTTTAACCAATATTGAAATGAGCCAGTTAGATCGTCGTGGTGAGGCGATTAATACCTTTGCGACAAGCACTCGCCGCCATAGTCACATGCTTACATACTCAAGCATGGTGATTTTTGTGATGGGCCTGCTGTTTTGGGGTATGCATGAGCGCCAGCTACGTCGAACAGAGCGTGCTACCAACGAGACGCTTGCTTGGATGAAACGTGCCATGCGTGACCCGCTTACGGGTATTGGTAACCGCAGTGCGCTGCAACAAGATGTACTCGCAAGAGCAAGCAAGTCCCTTGGATTGATCCTTGTGGATATCGACTTCTTTAAGCAGTACAACGACTCATTAGGCCATCCTGAAGGCGATCAGCTGTTGCGCCGCTTGGCGAGTCTGCTAGAAGAGCAGCTAGGCGAGGGAGCCAAACTATACCGTCTGGGAGGCGACGAATTTGCCGCATTGATAAGCTGCCCTGATGATCAAACGTTATTTAACGCTTGTGATCAGTTGATCGCTACTCTTCGTCGCTCAGGCTTTAAGCATCCGGCGCACCCTGGTAATCAGCACGTTACTTTAAGTGTGGGAGCGGTACGCTTTGTGGCGATGGAAGTAACGTTTGCACACGCCTATGATGCTGCTGATAAAGCGCTGTATCGAGTAAAAGTCGCTGGGCGTGATGGTTTTGAAGTGGCCTTATAA
- a CDS encoding PqqD family protein yields MSKIAVSKQAPFADYALENLGPCLRLVDAEQLLPTLHQAMPGWPFVPCENQDVAPEIGVWRHPDGYWQEAPALPEGMLLDTPTGTACSVIADVAGAYLHKHSELVGLHCGSVEINGQLVIFPDAHRAGKSTLTAAFAAAGYRVFGDDVLAVTHSGQGIALGIAPRLRLPLPAQLDPKFQDFVASHLGPHDHRYGYLALNEQQLASHGTQCPIGGILLFDRDETLTEPQLTALQPGEGLWQLLQQNFAEHESDQALIQRFLPMLQEVPCFLLRYREAYEAAQWVGKRWVGRRWFDISRGDQQRNSNGGPPSSRIEKPHVALCAKRQLLLDAVAQQWVASAAAHEYPLGDELFIIAQEGGAIHRLNMTGQAVWALLKHEPIAQEEISETLLTFFEGVGQQRVQQDVGHLLGQLASEGLIKPVEP; encoded by the coding sequence GTGAGTAAAATAGCGGTGAGTAAACAAGCCCCTTTCGCTGATTACGCCCTGGAAAATCTCGGCCCCTGTTTGCGTCTGGTTGATGCCGAGCAGTTGCTACCCACCCTGCATCAGGCAATGCCAGGCTGGCCCTTTGTACCTTGTGAAAACCAAGACGTTGCTCCTGAGATAGGCGTTTGGCGCCACCCCGATGGGTATTGGCAGGAGGCGCCAGCACTACCTGAGGGTATGCTGCTCGATACGCCCACAGGTACGGCTTGTAGCGTGATTGCTGATGTGGCTGGTGCCTATCTCCATAAGCATTCTGAGTTGGTTGGGCTGCACTGTGGCTCAGTGGAGATCAATGGCCAACTAGTTATCTTTCCTGATGCTCACCGGGCGGGTAAGAGCACGTTAACAGCAGCATTTGCAGCGGCTGGCTATCGTGTATTCGGTGACGATGTGCTGGCTGTGACCCATAGCGGGCAAGGTATAGCGCTAGGTATTGCTCCTCGACTACGTTTACCGCTACCAGCGCAGCTTGACCCTAAGTTTCAAGACTTCGTTGCTTCTCACCTTGGGCCACATGACCACCGCTATGGCTATTTAGCATTAAATGAGCAGCAACTGGCGAGTCACGGCACGCAGTGCCCGATAGGAGGCATACTGCTGTTTGACCGTGATGAAACACTTACCGAACCTCAGCTAACAGCGTTGCAGCCAGGTGAGGGATTGTGGCAGTTATTGCAGCAAAATTTTGCTGAACACGAATCAGATCAAGCGCTGATCCAGCGGTTTTTACCCATGCTGCAGGAAGTACCCTGTTTTTTACTGCGCTACCGTGAGGCCTATGAGGCTGCCCAGTGGGTTGGTAAACGGTGGGTTGGTAGAAGGTGGTTTGATATATCGAGGGGCGATCAGCAGAGAAACAGTAATGGTGGCCCTCCTTCATCTAGAATTGAAAAACCACACGTAGCGCTTTGTGCGAAGCGCCAGTTATTGCTTGATGCTGTGGCTCAACAATGGGTAGCAAGCGCTGCTGCCCATGAGTATCCCCTTGGGGATGAGTTATTCATCATTGCCCAGGAGGGCGGCGCTATCCATCGACTTAATATGACCGGTCAGGCTGTGTGGGCACTGCTTAAGCATGAACCTATAGCTCAGGAGGAGATTAGTGAAACGCTGTTAACGTTTTTTGAGGGAGTAGGTCAGCAGCGGGTGCAGCAAGACGTTGGCCATTTGTTGGGGCAGCTAGCAAGCGAAGGGTTGATTAAGCCAGTCGAGCCTTAA
- the ccoM gene encoding cytochrome c oxidase subunit CcoM: MYWDDTVIFGLATVALVIVFMIGWVGFVIRDHLRKDERKKP; encoded by the coding sequence ATGTACTGGGATGATACTGTTATTTTCGGCTTAGCCACTGTCGCGTTAGTGATCGTTTTTATGATCGGCTGGGTGGGTTTTGTCATCCGCGACCATCTACGTAAAGATGAGCGGAAGAAGCCTTAA
- a CDS encoding FKBP-type peptidyl-prolyl cis-trans isomerase, which yields MSITAHQVVTLHYVLSDVLNDGCAQVLDDSQARNKPLEYLHGHDNILPGLERALEGKVVGTELRVTLSPAEAYGLRNEDLVQEVSRSSFGSAELAPGSRFQTEGEAGPQIVTVLSIDGDKVTVDTNHPLAGNTLRYQVTILDVRDATRAELAKGHPLPPGTEHSKVEDRKVL from the coding sequence ATGTCGATTACGGCCCATCAGGTGGTGACCTTACACTATGTACTAAGCGATGTGCTCAACGATGGTTGTGCCCAGGTACTAGATGACTCCCAGGCTCGCAATAAACCACTGGAGTACCTGCACGGTCACGATAATATCTTACCCGGTTTGGAGCGTGCATTAGAGGGTAAAGTGGTGGGAACAGAGCTTCGAGTGACGTTATCTCCCGCTGAAGCTTACGGGCTGCGTAATGAAGACTTGGTACAAGAGGTTAGTCGGTCCTCTTTTGGTAGTGCTGAGCTTGCACCAGGTAGCCGTTTTCAAACCGAGGGGGAGGCTGGTCCACAGATTGTCACTGTGCTTAGCATTGATGGCGACAAAGTCACAGTGGATACCAACCACCCCTTAGCCGGTAATACCCTGCGCTATCAAGTGACTATTCTGGACGTACGGGATGCTACCCGTGCGGAATTAGCCAAGGGGCACCCGCTTCCTCCGGGCACCGAACACAGCAAAGTGGAAGATCGTAAAGTTCTCTAA
- the nfo gene encoding deoxyribonuclease IV: MKYLGAHVSAAGGADQAVTRAVEIGATAFALFTKNQRQWKGKPLTDEAILAFKQACKTHDFGPHQILPHDSYLINLGHPEAEGLEKSRAAFLDEMQRCEQLGLTLLNFHPGSHLNKISESDCLKRIAESLNEALTHTSGVTAVIENTAGQGTNLGWRFEHLAEIIEQVDDKTRVGVCIDTCHAFAAGYDLRTFEATQATLNELGSVVGFEFLRGMHLNDAKSAFASRVDRHHSLGKGNIGLDAFTTIMQDTRISGIPMILETIEPDIWADEINWLRTQAPEVAPGR; encoded by the coding sequence ATGAAATATCTTGGCGCCCATGTCAGTGCAGCGGGTGGTGCAGACCAAGCCGTTACCCGCGCCGTGGAAATCGGTGCAACCGCGTTTGCCCTGTTCACCAAGAACCAGCGCCAGTGGAAAGGTAAACCACTGACCGACGAGGCCATTTTAGCGTTTAAACAGGCCTGTAAAACCCACGACTTTGGGCCTCACCAGATTTTGCCCCATGACAGCTACCTGATAAACCTGGGCCACCCGGAAGCAGAAGGGCTAGAAAAATCCCGTGCGGCGTTTCTAGATGAAATGCAGCGCTGCGAGCAACTGGGCCTTACGCTGCTAAATTTTCATCCCGGTAGCCATTTAAATAAGATCAGCGAGTCTGACTGCCTCAAGCGAATTGCCGAGTCGCTTAATGAGGCATTAACACACACCAGTGGTGTTACCGCAGTAATTGAAAACACTGCGGGCCAAGGCACTAACCTTGGCTGGCGTTTTGAGCACTTGGCGGAAATTATTGAACAGGTCGATGACAAAACCCGCGTTGGCGTGTGTATTGATACTTGTCACGCCTTTGCTGCTGGGTATGACTTGCGCACCTTTGAAGCAACCCAGGCCACTTTAAATGAACTTGGCAGTGTCGTCGGCTTTGAATTCTTACGTGGCATGCATTTAAACGATGCCAAAAGCGCATTTGCCAGCCGTGTTGACCGTCACCACAGCCTGGGCAAAGGCAATATCGGGTTAGATGCATTTACTACCATCATGCAGGATACGCGCATTAGTGGCATTCCTATGATTTTAGAAACCATTGAGCCCGATATATGGGCCGACGAAATTAACTGGCTACGTACTCAAGCACCGGAAGTCGCCCCAGGCAGATAG
- a CDS encoding proline--tRNA ligase — translation MRASQLLIATLKETPADAEVISHQLMLRAGMIRRLTSGLYTWLPLGLRTLRKVEAIVREEMNRAGAQEVLMPAVQPADLWQESGRWEQYGPELLRLKDRHERDYCVGPTHEEVITDLVRKEISSYKQLPVNFYQIQTKFRDEIRPRFGVMRSREFIMKDAYSFHLDEDSLKETYQGMYDAYTRIFTRLGLDFRPVIADNGSIGGTGSHEFHVLADSGEDDIAFSNESDYAANIEKAEALPAPLGSNPERAAPSEEMRLVDTPDAKTIAALVEQFKLPIEKTVKTLMVHAAEGGLIALLVRGDHALNEVKAENLPQIKTPLTMANEEEIRASVGAGPGSLGPVGLEIPVIIDRSVALMSDFGAGANVDGKHYFGINWERDTALPQVADLRNVVEGDPSPDGKGTLSIKRGIEVGHVFQLGQKYSQAMNANVLGDNGKTSHPWMGCYGIGVTRVVAAAIEQNHDESGIIWPNSIAPFQVALVPMNAHKSQRVREESERLYQVLTAAGLDVLLDDRDTRPGVKFADLELMGVPHRLVIGDRGLDNGELEYKGRRDSEATMIPAEQVVDFLREQAGLSNA, via the coding sequence ATGCGCGCCAGCCAATTATTGATTGCGACATTAAAAGAAACCCCGGCCGACGCTGAAGTCATCAGCCACCAGTTAATGCTGCGCGCCGGGATGATCCGCCGTCTTACTTCAGGCCTGTATACATGGTTGCCCCTCGGCCTGCGTACCCTGCGCAAGGTAGAGGCTATTGTGCGCGAAGAGATGAACCGCGCCGGTGCCCAAGAGGTGTTGATGCCCGCCGTGCAGCCTGCCGACCTGTGGCAAGAGTCCGGCCGCTGGGAACAGTACGGCCCAGAGCTTTTGCGCTTGAAAGACCGCCACGAGCGGGATTACTGCGTTGGTCCCACTCATGAAGAGGTGATCACCGATCTGGTACGTAAAGAGATCTCCAGCTATAAGCAGCTACCAGTTAACTTCTACCAGATCCAGACTAAATTCCGTGATGAGATCCGCCCACGCTTTGGCGTGATGCGCTCGCGGGAATTCATCATGAAGGACGCCTACTCGTTCCACTTGGACGAAGACTCCCTCAAAGAGACCTACCAAGGCATGTACGATGCCTACACACGCATCTTTACCCGCTTAGGGCTCGATTTCCGCCCCGTCATCGCCGATAACGGCTCGATTGGCGGCACCGGCTCCCACGAGTTCCACGTACTGGCCGACTCAGGCGAGGATGATATCGCGTTCTCTAACGAATCCGATTACGCCGCTAATATTGAAAAAGCCGAAGCGCTACCTGCACCCCTGGGCAGCAACCCAGAACGTGCCGCTCCCAGCGAAGAGATGCGTCTCGTCGACACGCCTGATGCAAAGACCATTGCCGCGCTGGTAGAGCAGTTCAAGCTGCCGATTGAAAAAACTGTTAAAACATTGATGGTGCACGCCGCTGAAGGTGGATTGATCGCACTGCTGGTACGTGGCGATCACGCACTTAACGAGGTCAAAGCGGAAAACCTACCCCAGATAAAAACTCCGCTAACCATGGCCAACGAAGAAGAGATTCGCGCATCCGTTGGTGCAGGGCCTGGCTCGCTTGGCCCAGTTGGACTTGAGATCCCAGTCATTATCGACCGCAGTGTTGCACTCATGAGTGACTTTGGCGCGGGTGCGAACGTGGATGGCAAGCACTACTTCGGCATTAACTGGGAGCGTGATACCGCTCTCCCCCAAGTGGCTGATCTTCGTAACGTCGTAGAAGGGGACCCCTCGCCTGATGGTAAAGGTACGCTCTCTATCAAGCGTGGTATTGAAGTGGGTCACGTCTTCCAACTGGGTCAGAAGTACTCCCAAGCCATGAATGCAAACGTACTGGGCGATAACGGTAAAACCAGCCATCCGTGGATGGGCTGCTACGGCATTGGTGTGACCCGAGTGGTCGCTGCTGCCATTGAGCAGAACCACGATGAATCCGGGATTATCTGGCCAAATTCCATTGCGCCGTTCCAAGTTGCGTTAGTCCCCATGAACGCTCACAAATCTCAACGCGTTCGCGAAGAGTCTGAACGTCTCTATCAAGTACTCACTGCGGCGGGCTTAGACGTACTACTGGACGACCGGGATACCCGCCCTGGGGTTAAGTTTGCCGATCTAGAGCTGATGGGTGTACCTCATCGCCTGGTGATTGGTGACCGTGGCCTTGATAACGGTGAACTGGAGTACAAAGGCCGCCGTGATAGCGAGGCAACGATGATTCCCGCCGAACAGGTCGTTGACTTTCTGCGTGAGCAGGCCGGACTCAGCAACGCATAA
- a CDS encoding SEC-C domain-containing protein — MLAVWVDQLLGFASGALSAIRQQEHYPDFMTWVRDKGAEAFNGNVATAQALAPILWSQTPLERLGFACEPLATPGRNEPCWCDSGRKYKQCCYRVDFPTDIPEQMMWMLSLREWKGATLKAALESQKAPPQALLEAGLIAAESGQTGRSMQILESLFDGSDWLRLPEQAEPAFEILLDIYQERGFTRKRADLLDEVLERGPLFLRGVALERLCLMHLDNDDLDSARAAFVKAQQALPDSPTLAYIEAMLLLHEGHEEEAKERANFWYRRLVRQGGLDEDQLEFLAALAENPGATLADQLLSAEEDMATPLVSLQALLAALPTAPKLAIHQDAESGRLLYTTTAREETLFAAWHEQFQVLVDEEVALGFRDDPWGNAIEWMSALCAHPEWLDAPQVVQDVTLALTSRFGSLPWMAPSLLEPLSLRLSRWLEQARAAGDGNLCWDDADNAMLLRTGLALVVGMERGARQQSRELAEELLAIDQEDSLGLKELVLDQLLRDDRNEEALALTEEPHKDDGSLVLGLLMGRTLALYRLEKLDAAEAALNEVIAHNRHALELICAESPRPSMPHADGQVDPGSRAEAWQYRTLMRDQWRTTSGALEWLNNHR, encoded by the coding sequence ATGCTGGCGGTATGGGTCGATCAACTGCTGGGATTTGCCTCTGGGGCACTCTCGGCAATTAGGCAGCAGGAACACTACCCCGATTTTATGACATGGGTACGTGACAAAGGCGCGGAGGCATTTAATGGGAATGTAGCTACTGCTCAAGCGCTAGCGCCCATTTTATGGTCACAAACGCCGTTAGAACGACTGGGTTTTGCCTGCGAGCCGTTGGCCACTCCTGGCCGCAACGAACCCTGCTGGTGCGACTCCGGGCGCAAGTATAAGCAGTGTTGCTACCGCGTAGACTTCCCGACGGATATTCCTGAACAGATGATGTGGATGCTGTCACTGAGGGAGTGGAAAGGGGCGACGTTAAAAGCGGCGTTAGAGAGCCAGAAGGCACCTCCTCAGGCTCTTCTGGAGGCGGGGTTAATTGCTGCTGAAAGCGGCCAAACCGGCCGCTCGATGCAAATTCTTGAGTCGTTATTTGATGGCAGCGATTGGTTACGGCTACCGGAGCAAGCTGAGCCCGCCTTTGAGATTCTGCTGGATATCTATCAAGAGCGAGGCTTTACCCGTAAACGTGCCGATCTGCTTGATGAGGTGTTAGAGCGTGGGCCGCTGTTTTTACGCGGTGTGGCGCTAGAGCGCCTTTGCTTGATGCACCTGGATAATGACGACTTGGATAGCGCCCGTGCTGCTTTTGTAAAAGCCCAGCAGGCGCTGCCAGACTCGCCGACACTGGCGTACATTGAAGCCATGCTGCTACTCCATGAAGGTCATGAAGAAGAGGCCAAAGAGCGTGCTAACTTCTGGTATCGCCGTTTAGTTCGTCAGGGTGGTCTGGATGAAGATCAGCTCGAATTCCTTGCCGCGCTGGCAGAAAACCCCGGTGCGACGCTGGCCGACCAACTGCTCAGCGCTGAAGAGGATATGGCGACACCGCTGGTGTCGTTGCAGGCACTTCTGGCGGCATTGCCCACTGCACCTAAGCTTGCCATTCATCAAGATGCTGAGTCCGGTAGGCTTCTCTACACCACTACCGCTCGGGAGGAGACGCTATTTGCCGCTTGGCATGAGCAGTTCCAAGTGTTGGTGGACGAAGAGGTAGCGTTAGGGTTTCGCGACGACCCCTGGGGCAATGCCATCGAATGGATGTCGGCGCTTTGCGCTCACCCTGAATGGTTGGATGCTCCTCAAGTTGTTCAAGACGTGACGCTCGCGCTCACCAGCCGTTTTGGGAGCTTACCGTGGATGGCTCCGAGCCTGCTGGAGCCGTTATCACTGCGCCTTTCTCGTTGGTTGGAGCAGGCTCGTGCCGCAGGCGATGGCAACTTGTGCTGGGATGATGCGGATAATGCCATGTTATTGCGCACCGGCTTAGCACTAGTCGTTGGTATGGAGCGTGGTGCGCGCCAACAATCTCGTGAGCTAGCCGAAGAGCTGTTGGCGATAGATCAGGAAGATAGCCTTGGTTTAAAAGAGCTGGTGCTTGACCAGTTGCTGCGTGATGACCGTAATGAGGAAGCATTGGCGCTTACCGAGGAGCCGCATAAAGACGACGGTTCGCTTGTGCTGGGGCTGCTGATGGGGCGTACGTTAGCGCTGTATCGCCTTGAAAAACTTGATGCCGCCGAAGCAGCGCTAAACGAAGTCATCGCTCATAATCGCCATGCCTTGGAGCTGATTTGTGCTGAAAGTCCTAGGCCCTCTATGCCTCACGCGGATGGCCAGGTAGATCCTGGCTCCCGGGCAGAAGCATGGCAGTACCGCACACTGATGCGTGATCAGTGGCGTACTACCTCGGGAGCACTGGAGTGGCTAAATAACCACCGCTAA
- a CDS encoding helix-turn-helix domain-containing protein, translating into MASEPHTIAEHIAGTVKQIRKERGWSLDRTAMETGVSKAMLGQIERGESSPTVSTLWKIASGFKVSFSTLFDSDKPALGELHRDGWESVWGEDSAGMQARLLFPYDPLLGFEMFMIELAPGAMSESSAHASGVVEHIVVVEGEMELRIDERWQTLRVGEGLRFFADRPHAMRNNSATRLRFHDVIHYLPGATSGA; encoded by the coding sequence ATGGCGAGCGAGCCGCATACCATTGCTGAACATATCGCGGGTACTGTTAAACAGATACGTAAAGAGCGCGGCTGGAGTCTCGATCGTACTGCGATGGAAACCGGTGTCAGTAAAGCCATGCTAGGGCAAATTGAGCGAGGCGAATCCAGCCCGACGGTGTCCACCCTCTGGAAAATCGCCAGCGGCTTTAAAGTATCGTTCTCTACGCTATTTGACAGCGATAAACCCGCGTTAGGGGAGCTGCATCGTGATGGGTGGGAGTCGGTGTGGGGCGAGGATAGTGCCGGCATGCAGGCGCGACTGCTGTTCCCGTATGACCCGTTGTTGGGCTTTGAAATGTTTATGATTGAACTGGCGCCGGGGGCGATGAGCGAGTCATCAGCCCACGCTAGCGGTGTGGTTGAACATATCGTAGTGGTTGAAGGGGAAATGGAGCTGCGCATCGATGAGCGTTGGCAAACGCTGCGAGTAGGCGAGGGGCTGCGTTTTTTCGCTGACAGGCCCCACGCTATGCGCAACAACTCTGCAACCCGGCTACGCTTTCACGATGTGATTCACTATCTGCCTGGGGCGACTTCCGGTGCTTGA
- a CDS encoding AmpG family muropeptide MFS transporter, producing MPIPTPQRSWLAALAIYLRAPVITMLFLGFSAGLPFLLVFSTLSAWLRSDGVEVAAIGFFAWIGMLYSIKFFWAPIVDRLALPLLTRTFGQRRGWMLLAQGMIAAGLIGLAGLSPVGNLGWVAAFALLVAFGSATQDIAIDAYRIESADDDMQAAMASTYIIGYRAGLLAAGAGALYVASAVSWNVAYLTMAALVGIGVITVLIRPEPKRASLSVQLIHEPKVRAFIRASRGKPKAIRRFGAWAIGAIVCPFTDFFRRYGVKALGILVFIAVFRISDLAMASMANPLYIDLGFSLATIANVTNIFGIAMSITGGILGGLLVARYGIGPLLIFGAAAATLTNLLFAALAIAGQQLPMLVMAIVGDNLANGLASAVFIAFLSSLTSRAYTATQYALFSSLMTLPGKFLSGFGGLVVTAQGYATFFVVATLLGLPAIALAIWISRDKQLVPAPILKAG from the coding sequence ATGCCCATCCCCACGCCCCAGCGCAGTTGGCTTGCTGCGCTTGCTATTTACCTGCGTGCGCCTGTCATTACCATGCTGTTTTTGGGGTTTTCTGCTGGCCTGCCTTTTCTGCTCGTGTTTTCAACACTTTCAGCGTGGCTGCGCAGTGACGGTGTTGAAGTAGCCGCCATCGGCTTTTTTGCCTGGATTGGCATGCTCTACTCCATCAAGTTTTTTTGGGCACCAATTGTTGACCGCTTAGCACTACCACTACTGACCCGCACCTTCGGCCAGCGGCGCGGCTGGATGCTGCTGGCCCAGGGTATGATTGCCGCAGGGCTTATCGGCTTAGCGGGGCTAAGTCCGGTAGGTAACCTAGGCTGGGTAGCAGCCTTTGCACTACTGGTGGCATTTGGCTCAGCAACGCAGGATATTGCTATCGACGCCTACCGCATCGAGTCTGCTGATGACGATATGCAAGCTGCCATGGCCTCCACCTATATTATTGGCTACCGGGCCGGTCTTCTCGCCGCAGGAGCTGGAGCGCTCTATGTAGCCTCAGCGGTTTCCTGGAACGTGGCTTACCTAACCATGGCAGCGCTGGTGGGTATTGGCGTGATCACCGTACTCATTCGCCCAGAGCCAAAACGCGCCTCACTCTCTGTCCAGCTTATTCATGAGCCAAAAGTGCGCGCCTTTATTCGTGCTAGCCGTGGTAAACCAAAGGCGATACGCCGGTTCGGCGCATGGGCCATAGGCGCGATTGTGTGCCCGTTTACCGATTTTTTCCGGCGTTACGGGGTAAAAGCACTGGGTATTCTGGTGTTTATTGCGGTGTTTCGAATTAGCGATTTGGCCATGGCCTCCATGGCCAACCCGTTGTATATCGATTTAGGCTTTTCACTGGCGACCATTGCCAACGTAACTAACATCTTTGGCATTGCTATGAGCATTACCGGCGGCATTCTTGGCGGGCTATTGGTGGCCCGCTACGGTATTGGGCCACTGCTAATCTTCGGCGCAGCAGCCGCTACGCTGACTAACCTGCTTTTCGCAGCGCTGGCGATCGCAGGCCAACAGCTTCCGATGCTGGTAATGGCTATTGTGGGTGACAATTTAGCCAACGGCTTAGCCAGCGCGGTGTTTATCGCGTTTCTTTCCAGCCTAACATCACGGGCCTATACAGCCACCCAGTACGCGCTATTCTCCTCACTCATGACACTCCCCGGCAAGTTCCTCAGTGGGTTTGGCGGGTTGGTAGTCACTGCCCAGGGGTACGCTACTTTTTTCGTGGTTGCCACACTACTCGGCCTACCCGCGATTGCCTTGGCAATCTGGATAAGCCGAGATAAACAGCTAGTGCCTGCCCCCATCCTCAAAGCAGGCTAG